One Prolixibacteraceae bacterium DNA segment encodes these proteins:
- a CDS encoding peptidylprolyl isomerase: protein MRKTTIVWNTRIKTFLFIILLSVTLAGCINNEKKHHVRIKTIYGDMVVELYNETPKHRDNFIKLTKRKYYDGLLFHRVINEFMIQGGDPDSRGAEKELKLGNGGPGYDIDAEIVEGLFHKKGVIAAAREGDRSNPQRASSGSQFYIVQGKRFTEEELDSLEDTQFLKETQRIFNENQWGLRDSFTFYQQNMLYEKVEQLRNRLRLQADSIAMKSRITIPEEHRKVYKKIGGTPHLDGKYSVFGEVIEGLNVIDSIASVKTGERDRPIEDVVMNIELID from the coding sequence ATGAGAAAAACAACTATTGTTTGGAATACAAGAATAAAAACATTTCTTTTTATCATTCTACTATCAGTAACCTTAGCGGGATGTATCAATAATGAAAAAAAACACCATGTCAGAATAAAAACTATTTATGGTGATATGGTAGTAGAGCTTTACAATGAAACGCCTAAGCACCGTGACAATTTCATAAAACTCACCAAACGTAAATACTATGATGGACTCCTTTTTCATCGGGTAATTAATGAATTTATGATTCAAGGGGGAGACCCTGATTCTCGTGGAGCAGAAAAAGAATTGAAACTAGGAAATGGGGGACCAGGTTATGATATTGATGCAGAAATAGTAGAAGGCCTATTTCATAAAAAAGGAGTTATTGCTGCGGCAAGAGAGGGGGACAGGTCAAATCCTCAAAGAGCATCTTCTGGTTCTCAATTTTATATTGTTCAAGGTAAAAGATTTACAGAGGAAGAGCTTGACTCTCTTGAAGACACGCAATTCCTAAAAGAGACACAAAGAATTTTTAACGAAAATCAATGGGGCCTTAGAGACTCTTTTACCTTTTATCAACAAAATATGCTCTACGAAAAAGTAGAACAGCTCAGAAATAGACTAAGACTTCAAGCCGATAGTATTGCTATGAAATCAAGGATTACGATCCCCGAAGAGCATCGTAAAGTTTATAAGAAAATAGGTGGTACTCCTCATTTAGATGGTAAATATTCAGTATTCGGTGAGGTGATTGAAGGATTAAATGTGATCGATTCTATTGCCTCAGTAAAAACAGGAGAAAGAGATCGTCCAATAGAAGATGTTGTGATGAATATCGAATTAATTGACTAA
- a CDS encoding peptidylprolyl isomerase, with protein MNKYNLLICFILILWNHSLYGQDQKKHHVKISTSMGDIIVELYNDTPKHRDKFLKETKKSYYDESMFYRVINNFMIQAGAKGYQGASHSTRIGYGNPDFTVDDEIRKNHFAKKGALCAPRQPNSENPFKQSDISQFFIIQGRKYREGELDTLELARNIPIKKTIKKRYWNEKSKQEAKALKQGGKIKEYNALIRKIKEQINTEYKLDYRRLDFSDEQRKEYTTIGGYPPIDGEYTIFGEVIKGWSVIDRISRVKCDKFDRPWKDINLKLIVID; from the coding sequence ATGAATAAATATAATCTCTTAATTTGCTTTATTCTAATACTCTGGAATCACTCTTTATATGGACAAGATCAAAAAAAGCACCATGTAAAGATTTCAACCTCAATGGGAGACATTATCGTTGAACTCTACAACGATACTCCCAAACACAGAGATAAGTTTCTTAAAGAGACTAAAAAGAGCTATTACGATGAATCGATGTTCTATCGCGTTATTAATAATTTTATGATCCAAGCTGGAGCAAAAGGATACCAAGGAGCATCTCATAGTACTCGAATAGGCTATGGGAATCCCGACTTCACTGTTGATGATGAAATAAGAAAAAATCATTTCGCAAAAAAAGGAGCACTATGTGCCCCTAGACAACCGAACTCTGAAAATCCTTTTAAACAAAGTGATATATCCCAATTCTTTATCATTCAAGGGAGAAAATATCGAGAAGGAGAGTTGGACACCTTGGAACTAGCTAGAAACATACCAATCAAAAAAACGATCAAAAAGCGATACTGGAATGAGAAGTCGAAACAAGAGGCTAAAGCTTTAAAACAAGGAGGCAAGATAAAAGAATATAATGCTTTGATTCGCAAAATTAAAGAGCAGATTAATACGGAATATAAACTAGATTACCGTAGACTTGACTTTTCAGACGAACAACGAAAAGAATATACAACAATTGGTGGATATCCTCCGATTGATGGAGAGTATACCATTTTTGGAGAAGTCATTAAAGGATGGAGTGTAATCGATAGAATAAGTCGTGTGAAATGTGATAAATTCGATAGGCCCTGGAAAGATATCAACTTAAAACTTATTGTAATAGATTAA
- a CDS encoding ComF family protein, whose amino-acid sequence MKTKWLNCISLETKSTELTQTMLISHYYSLTSYHNQQHFKLLIKALKYHNRRDIGIYLGTILGEKIKRTWTNNVWDILIPVPLHFTKKWERGYNQSHYIAKGIAEILGIPIVENAIVRKKRTSTQTKLNTEKRKENMKGAFLITKPEIIQNNRILLVDDVCTTGATILSLIEEMHPIKGVVIGVATICTA is encoded by the coding sequence ATGAAAACAAAATGGCTCAACTGTATAAGCTTAGAGACGAAATCAACAGAGTTAACCCAAACGATGTTAATAAGCCATTACTATAGTCTGACTTCCTATCACAATCAGCAGCATTTTAAACTTTTAATAAAAGCTCTCAAATACCATAACAGAAGAGATATTGGAATATATCTTGGTACGATATTAGGAGAAAAAATTAAACGAACATGGACTAATAATGTATGGGATATTCTTATTCCAGTACCATTACATTTTACGAAAAAGTGGGAGAGAGGATACAATCAATCGCATTATATTGCTAAAGGAATTGCTGAAATATTAGGAATTCCGATAGTCGAAAATGCAATTGTAAGGAAAAAAAGAACCAGCACACAGACAAAACTAAATACAGAGAAAAGAAAAGAGAATATGAAAGGAGCATTCTTGATAACAAAACCTGAAATAATCCAAAATAATCGAATACTCCTTGTGGATGATGTCTGTACAACAGGAGCAACTATTCTAAGTCTAATAGAAGAGATGCACCCAATCAAAGGTGTGGTAATAGGGGTTGCTACTATATGCACAGCATAA
- a CDS encoding NAD-dependent deacylase gives MKRIAVLTGAGMSAESGLKTFRDSGGLWENYDVMEVASIEGWERNPALMQRFYNERRHQLWDVRPNKGHVGLVDLESKFHVDIVTQNVDNLHEVAGSRHVLHLHGELTKVRSSIDSQLIYELGPNDKDVMMGDLCDKGSQLRPHIVWFGEAVPMLDKAIEIVSKADIVLVIGTSLSVYPAASLIHYASANTSLYLIDPNKPDNLPNRVIYIKASASEGVSIFNSEIMSRK, from the coding sequence ATGAAAAGGATAGCAGTATTGACGGGTGCCGGAATGAGTGCAGAGAGTGGACTGAAGACTTTTAGAGATAGTGGTGGTCTTTGGGAAAACTACGATGTAATGGAGGTTGCTAGTATTGAAGGTTGGGAACGAAATCCTGCTTTGATGCAGCGTTTTTATAATGAAAGAAGGCATCAACTTTGGGATGTAAGGCCGAATAAAGGCCATGTTGGTTTGGTCGATTTAGAAAGTAAATTTCATGTAGATATCGTGACTCAGAATGTTGATAATTTGCATGAAGTAGCAGGGAGTCGTCATGTTTTACATCTTCATGGAGAGCTAACGAAAGTTCGAAGTTCTATTGATTCTCAACTTATCTATGAATTAGGACCGAATGATAAAGATGTAATGATGGGAGATCTTTGCGATAAAGGTTCTCAGCTACGCCCTCATATTGTATGGTTTGGAGAGGCAGTCCCAATGCTAGATAAAGCAATAGAGATTGTTTCTAAAGCAGATATTGTTTTGGTTATTGGTACTTCATTGAGTGTTTATCCTGCAGCGAGTTTAATACATTATGCATCTGCCAATACTTCTCTTTATCTTATTGATCCCAATAAACCTGATAATTTGCCTAATCGGGTGATATATATTAAGGCTAGTGCATCAGAAGGAGTGTCTATTTTTAATAGTGAGATTATGTCACGTAAGTAG
- a CDS encoding family 20 glycosylhydrolase, with translation MTHNLLFNSSILQRLGLRFISFILFLGLFSSCKNIPQKTFTKEEVAMHFVPQVNQLTVLKEKSVVLSRLKSIGCDSSLEPIALILKDRISNIQNTELDVVLDKERDITLHLDSTLSPSSYQLNIHDGRVVVHGGDIAGVYYGVQTFLQLLPSDIYKSSNKEVQESTILLPAVTINDSPHFAYRGMMLDVSRHFMPFDILLQYVDVMSQHKLNILHLHLADSQGWRIEIKSHPELVEIGSVRGISEKIPAFRHKRSLSTQPTDADPYGPFYYTQAQIKTLIQYAKVRGVEIIPEIDVPGHSRALNASLGMGCGKNKHTGDVVCASNEDNYKVLDDIFTEVAALFPSKYIHFGGDEVNFKQWKRCTKCQKFMKQHQIKSEHALQNYFVHRITEMIQSKGKHPIGWNEILGGGELPEGTMVMSWIGVKPGIEAAKRGIDVIMAPGPYCYFDMKEANNKNEPGHFWAGIVTLNDVYHYDPLWDIPKEYQKHIKGLSGALWSEFVSPEEKQFWYKSFPRLCALSEVGWTNAENKNYEDFMDRLGLYHLDRLDAQGVKYRIPRAQAYFHGKDSVVIEMPYHQANVKYTLDGSSPTIHGLEYKHAFGLKVGDKLEYTTYSPSGRACMYSSKKVSYAPLSSFTYEDTEVTCVKNELEKNSHYEIQVRLERGESNRVTFVDLNSNNQNIAPFDLKPRRTKTINVQTDNLGSLKFKLQFSTPLRGRGDIYMKKHK, from the coding sequence ATGACACACAATTTACTTTTTAATTCTTCTATTCTACAAAGATTAGGACTTCGATTTATATCGTTTATTCTTTTTTTAGGGCTTTTCTCTAGTTGTAAAAATATTCCACAGAAAACTTTTACAAAGGAGGAAGTTGCAATGCATTTTGTTCCTCAAGTAAATCAACTAACTGTCTTAAAAGAGAAATCGGTTGTTCTAAGTAGGCTAAAGTCTATCGGATGTGATTCATCATTGGAGCCTATTGCACTTATTTTAAAGGATAGAATCTCTAATATCCAAAACACTGAACTGGATGTTGTTTTAGATAAAGAAAGAGATATAACACTTCATTTAGATAGTACTCTTTCTCCATCTTCTTATCAACTAAATATTCATGATGGAAGAGTGGTTGTACATGGTGGAGACATTGCTGGTGTCTATTATGGAGTACAGACTTTTTTACAACTTCTCCCTTCAGATATATATAAGAGTTCGAATAAGGAGGTGCAAGAATCGACCATTCTATTGCCTGCTGTAACGATTAATGATTCTCCTCATTTTGCTTATCGTGGAATGATGTTGGATGTAAGTCGACATTTCATGCCTTTTGATATACTACTTCAATATGTAGATGTGATGTCCCAACATAAATTAAATATACTACACCTGCATTTAGCCGACAGTCAAGGATGGCGTATTGAGATCAAATCGCATCCAGAGTTAGTCGAAATAGGATCCGTAAGAGGAATTTCAGAAAAGATCCCCGCTTTTAGACATAAAAGATCTCTTTCAACACAACCAACAGATGCTGATCCTTATGGTCCGTTTTATTATACACAGGCTCAAATAAAGACGTTAATTCAATATGCAAAAGTAAGAGGTGTTGAAATCATTCCAGAGATTGATGTGCCAGGTCATAGTCGAGCATTAAATGCTTCATTGGGAATGGGATGTGGCAAAAATAAGCATACAGGAGATGTTGTATGTGCTTCGAATGAAGATAATTACAAAGTGTTAGATGATATATTTACAGAGGTTGCAGCACTTTTCCCATCTAAATATATCCATTTTGGTGGGGATGAAGTAAACTTTAAACAGTGGAAACGATGCACTAAATGCCAGAAGTTTATGAAGCAGCATCAAATAAAGAGTGAACATGCGCTTCAGAACTATTTTGTTCATCGAATTACAGAGATGATTCAAAGCAAAGGAAAACATCCAATTGGATGGAACGAAATTTTAGGAGGAGGAGAACTTCCTGAAGGAACGATGGTTATGTCTTGGATTGGAGTGAAGCCAGGAATAGAAGCAGCTAAAAGAGGGATTGATGTAATCATGGCACCTGGCCCTTATTGTTATTTTGATATGAAAGAGGCAAACAATAAGAATGAGCCTGGACATTTTTGGGCAGGTATCGTCACTTTAAATGATGTGTATCATTATGATCCTTTGTGGGATATTCCTAAAGAGTACCAAAAGCATATAAAAGGGCTTTCTGGAGCATTGTGGAGTGAGTTTGTTTCACCAGAAGAAAAACAGTTTTGGTATAAGAGCTTTCCTCGTTTATGCGCACTTTCAGAAGTTGGTTGGACAAATGCTGAAAACAAGAATTATGAAGATTTTATGGATCGTTTAGGATTGTATCACCTCGATCGATTAGATGCACAGGGGGTAAAATATAGAATACCTAGAGCACAAGCATACTTTCATGGAAAAGATTCTGTGGTGATTGAGATGCCTTATCATCAAGCAAACGTAAAATATACCTTAGACGGTTCATCTCCTACTATTCATGGTCTTGAGTATAAACATGCCTTTGGCTTAAAAGTTGGAGATAAACTTGAGTATACCACTTACAGTCCTTCAGGCAGGGCATGTATGTACTCTAGCAAAAAAGTGAGTTATGCGCCTTTATCTAGTTTTACGTATGAAGATACAGAAGTGACTTGCGTAAAGAATGAATTAGAAAAAAATAGTCATTATGAAATTCAAGTTCGACTGGAGAGAGGAGAGTCAAATAGGGTTACATTTGTTGATTTGAATTCGAATAATCAAAATATCGCTCCTTTTGATCTCAAGCCAAGACGTACTAAGACAATCAATGTCCAGACTGATAATCTTGGGTCCTTAAAATTTAAACTCCAATTTAGTACGCCATTAAGAGGGCGTGGTGATATATATATGAAGAAACATAAGTAA
- a CDS encoding peptidylprolyl isomerase, whose translation MNQFLKKVSLVFFSLLLLQCTSNKEPQKTTLKKKTKTQSNNRAKFYSSCVDITTYDGKRKLETGYGFMISPTTLVCPYRMFARATKASIKPWGKNKTYSVDRYIAVDRVNDIIILKTDSITRTPFQLQMEKPKNSISTLIMKKKRGKLLIVSKGKFFSCDTVSGTPYYRVSNKIQKYMKGMPVLDPQNKVIGMGLQMIVDFEKTSYALPAYLIQKLLSQKSKSKSLSSLRETSNVEQKRNAGIKEVILSTTYGDIHIKLFNNMPQYRDNFVKLIKEGFYNQLLFHRVIESFVIQSGAADSREAVKGDLVGWKGPGYTLPAFINPKYFHQRGMVGSPRLPNDVNTDKRSDGGQFYIVQGRRYTNSGLDNIEKENHYKFTKKQREVYRTIGGAPTLDGEYTIFGRVIKGMDVVDKIAKEPVDEEWRPLKDIRLKHVAIKY comes from the coding sequence ATGAATCAATTCCTAAAAAAAGTCTCCTTAGTTTTTTTCTCATTACTTCTTTTACAGTGTACATCAAACAAAGAACCACAAAAAACAACGCTTAAAAAAAAGACTAAAACTCAATCCAACAATAGAGCAAAATTCTATAGCTCTTGTGTGGATATTACAACTTACGATGGAAAACGAAAATTAGAGACTGGATATGGTTTTATGATCTCTCCAACAACTCTAGTCTGCCCATATCGTATGTTTGCAAGGGCAACAAAAGCTTCTATTAAACCATGGGGGAAAAATAAAACATATTCCGTAGACCGTTACATTGCTGTAGACCGTGTCAATGATATCATTATCTTGAAAACAGATTCGATAACAAGAACTCCATTTCAACTTCAGATGGAAAAACCTAAAAACAGCATCTCTACTTTAATAATGAAGAAGAAGAGAGGAAAATTATTAATCGTATCCAAAGGTAAATTCTTTAGTTGCGACACTGTTAGTGGCACTCCATACTATCGAGTAAGCAATAAAATACAGAAATACATGAAAGGGATGCCTGTCCTAGATCCTCAAAATAAAGTGATAGGAATGGGACTACAAATGATTGTAGATTTTGAAAAAACAAGTTATGCTTTGCCTGCATATTTAATCCAAAAGCTACTATCTCAAAAAAGTAAGTCCAAAAGCTTATCTTCTTTGAGAGAAACGTCTAATGTAGAACAAAAAAGAAATGCTGGCATCAAAGAGGTTATACTATCAACAACCTATGGGGATATTCATATAAAACTCTTTAATAATATGCCTCAATATCGGGACAATTTTGTGAAACTAATTAAAGAAGGATTCTACAACCAACTGCTTTTTCATAGAGTCATTGAAAGCTTCGTGATTCAAAGTGGAGCAGCAGATTCTAGAGAAGCAGTAAAAGGAGATTTAGTTGGTTGGAAAGGACCAGGATATACTTTACCTGCTTTTATTAATCCAAAATATTTTCATCAACGTGGAATGGTTGGATCCCCTAGACTTCCCAATGATGTCAACACAGACAAAAGGTCTGATGGGGGACAATTCTATATTGTTCAAGGTCGCAGATACACCAATAGCGGCTTAGACAATATCGAAAAAGAGAACCACTACAAATTCACAAAAAAACAGAGAGAAGTATATCGAACTATTGGAGGAGCACCAACTCTTGACGGAGAGTATACTATCTTTGGAAGGGTTATTAAAGGGATGGATGTCGTAGATAAAATTGCGAAAGAACCAGTGGATGAAGAATGGAGACCATTAAAAGACATCAGATTAAAACATGTAGCTATTAAATATTAA
- the pheS gene encoding phenylalanine--tRNA ligase subunit alpha, which yields MLDKIKSLYTEIEALNVSSREEVEEVRVKYLSKKGLIGQLFGDFKNVAPEQKREVGAKINELKSFATTKINDLKESFEQSDMGAQGADLSLPGDAFQMGTRHPLAIIRNEILDIFNRLGFTISEGPEIEDDWHVFSALNFPEEHPARDMQDTFFIEKDPDILLRTHTSSVQVHEMEELNPPIRTVTPGRVFRNEAISARAHCMFHQIEALYIDKDVSFADLKQTLMFFARELFGEKTEIRLRPSYFPFTEPSAEMDVSCLICGGKGCNVCKGTGWLEILGCGMVDPNVLESSNIDSKKYSGFALGMGIERIAMLKFGVNDLRLYFENDLRFLKQFKGAN from the coding sequence ATGTTAGATAAAATCAAGTCGTTATATACTGAAATTGAGGCACTTAATGTTTCTTCAAGAGAAGAGGTTGAAGAGGTGCGAGTAAAGTATTTAAGTAAGAAGGGTCTTATAGGACAGCTCTTTGGTGATTTTAAGAATGTTGCTCCAGAACAGAAAAGAGAAGTTGGTGCAAAGATTAATGAACTAAAGAGTTTTGCTACGACCAAAATAAATGATCTTAAGGAATCTTTTGAGCAATCTGATATGGGTGCACAAGGGGCAGATCTTTCGCTTCCTGGAGATGCTTTCCAAATGGGAACACGTCATCCATTGGCTATCATTCGTAATGAGATCTTAGATATTTTTAATAGACTTGGTTTTACTATTAGTGAAGGTCCCGAGATCGAAGATGATTGGCATGTGTTCTCAGCATTAAACTTTCCAGAAGAGCATCCTGCACGAGATATGCAAGATACTTTCTTTATCGAGAAAGATCCAGATATTCTTCTTCGTACTCATACCTCATCGGTTCAAGTTCATGAGATGGAGGAGTTGAATCCACCAATCAGAACCGTAACACCTGGACGTGTTTTCCGTAATGAAGCAATTTCAGCAAGGGCACACTGTATGTTTCATCAGATTGAGGCACTCTATATTGATAAAGACGTCTCTTTTGCTGATTTAAAGCAGACGTTGATGTTCTTCGCACGAGAGCTTTTTGGAGAAAAGACAGAAATTCGTTTACGTCCTTCATACTTTCCATTTACAGAGCCTTCTGCAGAGATGGATGTTTCTTGTTTGATTTGTGGAGGCAAAGGTTGTAATGTTTGTAAAGGAACAGGATGGCTAGAGATTCTTGGTTGTGGAATGGTTGATCCTAATGTACTTGAATCTTCAAATATTGATAGCAAGAAATATTCAGGTTTTGCTCTAGGTATGGGAATTGAGCGTATTGCGATGCTTAAGTTTGGAGTAAATGATCTTCGTCTATATTTTGAAAATGATCTACGTTTCTTGAAACAATTTAAGGGAGCGAATTAA
- a CDS encoding 2-C-methyl-D-erythritol 4-phosphate cytidylyltransferase, producing MERTVIIVAGGSGTRMGAEIPKQFLRIKERSILEHTIKKFYSFDDQIEMIIVLPKDQISRWKDYCIENYLSIPHIVAEGGETRFHSVLNGLNVVTKKGVIAIHDGVRPCVSHNTLNNCFNHVEDNGAVIPVVELVDSIREIKNTTSNAVDRSKYRLVQTPQTFLWEVIWSAYQQDYSPLFTDDASVVEQNGHKISLVPGNRENIKVTTKEDLKWIEPFLK from the coding sequence ATGGAAAGAACGGTAATAATCGTAGCAGGAGGGTCTGGGACAAGAATGGGGGCAGAGATCCCCAAACAATTTCTGCGTATTAAAGAGAGATCAATTCTTGAACACACAATCAAGAAGTTCTATAGCTTTGATGATCAAATAGAAATGATTATTGTTCTCCCAAAAGATCAAATTAGTAGATGGAAGGATTATTGTATAGAAAATTATTTATCCATACCCCATATTGTAGCAGAAGGAGGGGAAACCCGTTTCCACTCTGTTCTTAATGGACTAAATGTTGTAACAAAGAAAGGTGTCATTGCAATACATGATGGAGTAAGACCTTGCGTGTCTCACAATACCTTAAATAACTGTTTTAATCATGTGGAAGATAATGGGGCAGTTATTCCAGTTGTTGAACTAGTAGACTCTATCAGAGAAATAAAAAACACAACATCAAATGCTGTCGACAGATCAAAATATAGACTAGTCCAAACTCCTCAGACTTTCCTATGGGAGGTTATTTGGTCTGCTTATCAACAAGACTATTCTCCTCTCTTTACTGACGATGCTTCGGTCGTAGAACAAAATGGTCATAAAATTTCCCTTGTGCCAGGAAATAGAGAAAACATAAAAGTAACAACTAAGGAAGATTTAAAATGGATAGAACCATTTCTAAAATAG
- a CDS encoding DUF5020 family protein: protein MKKLSIFIALFIGALSVKAQNIQLHYDMGEGRQYFTSTVEMFKLDKWGSTFFFIDMDYGANDFDGVSQAYWEVARSFKISKDCAFEPRVEYNGGFFALQDQVDKSKYSAAPINNAFLVGGQYTWASGDFSKIFTLSLNYKYIEDKNDASFQVTGVWNLNFFNKKFSMTGFADFWREDVTTFDDNGGMHDKKYVFMTEPQFWYNVNSNLALGSEIEMSTNFAAHDGFMVNPTVAVKWTF, encoded by the coding sequence ATGAAAAAGCTATCTATTTTTATCGCCCTTTTTATTGGAGCCCTATCTGTAAAAGCACAGAATATTCAGTTGCATTACGACATGGGAGAAGGAAGACAATATTTCACTTCGACTGTGGAAATGTTTAAATTAGATAAGTGGGGATCTACTTTCTTCTTTATTGATATGGACTATGGTGCAAATGATTTTGATGGTGTGAGTCAAGCATACTGGGAGGTTGCACGTAGTTTCAAAATTTCAAAAGATTGTGCTTTTGAACCAAGAGTAGAGTACAATGGAGGTTTCTTTGCACTACAAGATCAAGTGGATAAATCTAAATATTCTGCAGCTCCTATCAACAATGCATTTTTGGTCGGTGGACAATACACATGGGCTAGTGGTGATTTTTCTAAGATTTTCACACTTTCTCTTAACTATAAATATATTGAAGACAAGAATGATGCATCTTTCCAAGTAACAGGTGTATGGAACTTGAACTTCTTTAATAAGAAATTTTCTATGACAGGTTTTGCTGACTTCTGGAGAGAGGATGTGACTACATTTGATGATAATGGAGGAATGCATGACAAAAAGTATGTGTTTATGACAGAGCCACAGTTTTGGTATAATGTGAATAGTAATTTGGCATTGGGATCAGAGATCGAGATGAGTACAAACTTTGCTGCACATGATGGTTTTATGGTAAACCCAACTGTGGCTGTAAAGTGGACATTCTAA
- a CDS encoding FAD-dependent oxidoreductase, which produces MKYDVVIVGAGPAGIFAAYELIKTRTDLKILMLEKGRNIYKRVCPKHHNGGTCVHCKPCSITTGWAGAGAYSDGKLSLSHEVGGHLTEYIGVEETQRMIKYVDDIYLEIGADSTVVGEIETAEMKEVRKRSIDANLKLVHCPVRHLGTERTQDLYRELYERIIASGCVEVLFNTPVESLVIENQVAKGVITKKATFFGDYVVAAVGREGSNWLLSECENHQIATEVGTVDIGVRVECRNEVMQEINDNFYEAKMIHYTRTYDDKVRTFCSNPGGFVASEYYDNGKLAVVNGHSYKELKSDNTNFALLVSQKFTEPFNSPIEFGKHIAALGNMLTKNRILVQRFGDIVRGRRTTKERLYRNNIIPTLKDAVPGDLGLVLPHRILTDLIEMIKALDIVTPGLASDETLLYGTEVKFYSNVIKVKATFETESVQNLYAAGDGAGLTRGLMQASVNGVLIAREICNLKG; this is translated from the coding sequence ATGAAATACGATGTTGTTATTGTGGGTGCAGGGCCCGCGGGGATTTTTGCGGCTTATGAATTAATTAAGACGCGTACTGATTTGAAAATTTTGATGCTTGAAAAAGGGAGGAATATCTACAAGAGAGTTTGTCCGAAGCATCACAATGGAGGTACTTGTGTACATTGTAAGCCATGTAGTATTACTACAGGTTGGGCAGGAGCAGGTGCTTATTCAGATGGTAAGTTATCACTCTCTCATGAAGTCGGTGGTCATCTTACAGAGTATATCGGAGTCGAGGAGACTCAGCGCATGATTAAATACGTGGATGATATATATCTTGAGATTGGAGCAGATTCGACGGTAGTTGGAGAGATTGAAACGGCAGAAATGAAAGAGGTGAGAAAAAGGTCTATTGATGCCAATCTAAAATTGGTTCACTGTCCAGTTCGTCATCTTGGAACTGAAAGAACTCAAGATCTTTATCGTGAGTTATACGAAAGAATCATTGCTTCTGGATGTGTTGAAGTTCTATTTAATACTCCTGTAGAGAGTTTGGTTATTGAGAACCAAGTTGCTAAGGGAGTGATAACGAAAAAGGCTACGTTCTTTGGAGATTATGTTGTTGCAGCGGTAGGTCGAGAGGGATCTAATTGGCTTCTTTCAGAATGTGAGAACCATCAAATTGCAACAGAAGTAGGAACCGTAGATATCGGAGTACGAGTAGAGTGTCGAAATGAGGTGATGCAAGAGATTAATGATAATTTCTATGAGGCCAAAATGATTCACTATACAAGGACGTATGACGATAAAGTTCGAACATTTTGTTCGAATCCAGGAGGCTTTGTTGCATCAGAGTATTATGATAATGGAAAATTGGCAGTAGTCAATGGACATAGTTATAAAGAGTTGAAGAGTGATAATACAAATTTTGCTCTGTTGGTGTCACAAAAGTTTACTGAACCTTTTAATTCACCAATTGAATTTGGAAAGCATATTGCTGCTTTAGGAAATATGTTGACGAAGAATCGTATTTTGGTTCAGAGATTTGGTGATATTGTTCGTGGAAGAAGAACAACAAAAGAGCGTCTATATAGGAATAATATTATTCCTACACTAAAAGATGCGGTACCGGGTGATTTAGGACTTGTGTTACCACATCGTATACTAACAGACTTGATCGAGATGATTAAAGCGTTAGATATTGTAACTCCTGGACTTGCTAGTGATGAGACATTACTATATGGTACAGAGGTTAAATTTTACTCCAACGTAATTAAGGTAAAAGCCACTTTCGAAACAGAGAGTGTTCAAAATCTTTATGCTGCTGGAGATGGAGCGGGACTAACAAGAGGCCTTATGCAGGCATCTGTCAATGGAGTTCTTATTGCTCGTGAAATATGTAATTTGAAAGGGTAA